Proteins from a genomic interval of Clostridium taeniosporum:
- a CDS encoding ImmA/IrrE family metallo-endopeptidase produces the protein MNNLDDLKSLAYEQAINFRDKHSLGNYCAKQLIEIIDLLQITERVPIKIIRTVFDNENLSGFIGFKKGTFIIVTNTNHKLGSERFTIAHEICHLINNRTSIKKNPIIEVLSCDNNDPKEIRANAFAAELLMPKDDIKEQLNTLTKNMNKDITSSIIVQLQQKYGVSYIAITKRLNEIGVIDNKKQKELEEIDFDSSALENLTKNLGYTNELNVPSKEMYISPKDLENIKVNYEKCHTTYDDLVRIFSYLGCGPEKFGYENNLQITDNAIEFMKSLSK, from the coding sequence GTGAATAATTTGGATGATTTAAAATCCCTAGCATATGAACAAGCGATAAATTTTAGAGATAAGCATTCATTAGGTAATTATTGTGCAAAACAATTAATTGAAATTATAGATTTACTTCAAATAACTGAGAGAGTTCCTATTAAAATAATAAGAACAGTATTTGATAATGAAAATCTATCTGGTTTTATTGGATTTAAAAAAGGAACTTTTATTATAGTTACAAATACTAACCATAAGTTAGGTAGTGAAAGATTTACTATTGCACATGAAATTTGTCATTTAATAAACAATAGAACTTCAATTAAAAAAAATCCTATAATTGAAGTACTTAGTTGTGATAATAATGATCCAAAAGAAATTAGAGCTAATGCATTTGCTGCAGAATTACTTATGCCAAAAGATGATATAAAAGAACAATTAAATACTCTTACTAAAAATATGAATAAAGATATAACTTCAAGTATTATAGTTCAATTACAACAAAAATATGGAGTAAGCTATATAGCAATTACAAAAAGATTAAATGAAATAGGAGTAATAGATAATAAAAAGCAAAAAGAACTTGAAGAAATTGATTTTGATTCTTCAGCATTAGAAAATTTAACTAAAAATTTAGGATATACTAATGAGTTAAATGTTCCATCTAAAGAAATGTATATATCTCCAAAAGATTTAGAAAATATAAAGGTAAACTATGAAAAATGTCATACTACTTATGATGATTTAGTTAGAATTTTTAGTTATTTAGGATGTGGTCCTGAAAAATTTGGATATGAAAATAATCTTCAAATAACAGATAATGCAATAGAATTTATGAAAAGTTTATCTAAATAA
- a CDS encoding helix-turn-helix domain-containing protein yields the protein MNKYTNIGDVITTLRKEKGLTQEGLGEKTGLSRTTIVKIENSQRALSLDEAIKIAKVFDLGVDTMYSYIKDQEDNDYKESFVIAFRANGMNSENLNEIKRIELLVDALFTQSEIRGE from the coding sequence ATGAATAAGTACACAAATATTGGGGATGTAATAACTACTTTAAGGAAAGAAAAGGGGTTAACTCAAGAAGGACTTGGTGAAAAAACAGGATTAAGTAGAACTACTATAGTTAAAATAGAAAATTCGCAAAGAGCACTTTCGCTAGATGAAGCAATAAAGATAGCTAAAGTATTTGACTTAGGTGTGGATACTATGTATTCATATATTAAAGATCAAGAAGATAATGATTATAAGGAAAGCTTTGTTATAGCATTTAGAGCGAACGGTATGAATTCAGAGAATTTAAATGAAATAAAACGTATTGAGCTTTTAGTAGATGCATTATTTACACAAAGCGAAATTAGAGGTGAATAA